TTTCGCAGCCGCGTAACCACTCTTCGCTAAACCGAGCACAAGAATTTTTTGCCCTTTAAACTGTTCGGTGTTTTTCATTTACATTACCTCCATCAAGACAGGAACAAGAACTGCTACAAAAGCGACACTCCAGAAAACGATAACCACTTTCCATTCAGACCAACCTGATAACTCAAAATGGTGGTGAATTGGACTCATTTTAAAGACACGTTTTCCTGTCAATTTAAAACTAATCACTTGAATAATAACGGATAATGTTTCAACGACGTACACGATCCCGATAATTAGAAGTAACAGTTCCTGCTTGATAAGCACGGAAATCATTGCAATTGCTCCACCAAGCGCAAGCGATCCCGTGTCCCCCATAAAGACTTTAGCCGGCTTCATATTGAATAATAAGAAGCCAAGCATTGCGCCTGCGACAGCAAACGAAAATAATGCAACATCATCTTGACCATATTGAAGTGCAAAAACACCTAATCCTCCGAAGGCAACTGTAGATGTCCCTGCAACTAGACCATCCAGTCCGTCTGTTATGTTAACAGCATTGGAGAATCCAACAAGCCAAAAGATTAGAAATGCAACATAAAAGATTCCTAAATCAAATTTAATGTCAAGGAATGGGATAGCGACTGTCGTTTCAAAAGGCCCCATTTTCAGTAAAAAGAAAACTAAAATTGCAACAACAATTTGTCCAATCAATTTCTGTAGAGACGTCAATCCTAAGTTTCTTTTTAAAACAACAATGATGAAATCATCAATAAAACCGATAATCCCAAATCCAATTAAAACAAGCAAAAGAACGATTGTTTGAGTAGTCATTACACCAAATATGTATGAAAGAAATAATGTTGAAAATACAATTGAGGTGAGGAAAATTAGACCACCCATTGTCGGTGTTCCTGCTTTTTTCTGATGGGCTTTTGGTCCCTCTTCTCGGATGCTTTGCCCAAATTTCATGCGTCTTAAAGCTGGTATAATTCCGAATCCGGAAATCGCTGAAAGTATAAACGCTACGGCAATCACCGTAAAAGTCATAGCTAATGTCATGATTTTTTCTCCTTCTATCTTCTGAAACAGTGACTTCACGCACTCTGTGTCAGTAACATTGAAATAAATAGTATATAAAAAGCGGAGCAAAGGCCACCATAAACCTCACGATTTGATGGCCTTTGAATTCCTCTTAAGTTATTCAGTATAAACATGAATGACATCATCGACACTAATTAATGTATCGACAGCTGGCATTTGGTATTTAACTTTTTCTCCAGAACCATGCCATTTAATCTGGTACGTGTATAATTGAGTACGCACTGTTTCCTTCGTCATTCCAGTTAAATCTGGAACACGATGGGTAATTTCGTCACCCCATCGGTAGTCTTTTTCAAGTTGATTTTCTCTTTTCGTGATTCCGGCAATTGGTGCAATTTCTTCAATAATCCTACCAACAATTGGCGCTGCAATCACCCCGCCAAATTGTACAGAGTTTTTGGGATTATCAACCGCAACATAGACAAGAAGTTCTGGGTCATCCGCCGGCGCAAAACCAATGAAAGAAACGATGTATTCTCCATCTTTATAAGTTCCATCCACGACTTTTTGTGCCGTTCCGGTTTTACCGCCTACCCGCAATCCATCTGTAAATGCACTTCGCCCTGAACCGTTTGCTACAACAGATTCCAATGCTTCCCTTACTTGGACAGATGTTTCTTCGCTAATTACTTTCTTTTTCAATTCGGGTTCGAACGTTCGTAAAGTTTTTCCATTAGCGTCTACGATTTCCTTTACAATATACGGTTTATATAAATTCCCACCATTTATCGCAGCGGCTACAGCTTGCACTTGTTGAATTGGCGTTACCGAAATTCCTTGACCAAAAGAAGTGGTCGCCTGTTCAACAGGTCCAAATGCTTCTTTTGAAAAAAGGATTCCTTTTGACTCTCCTGCGATTCCTGAGTCCGTTGTACGGCCAAAACCAAAATCCTCTATATATTGGTTTAGCTTTTCTCCGCCTAATCGTTGACCAATTGTGACGAAACCAGGGTTACAGGAATTTTCAACAACCTCTAAAAATGTTTGTTGTCCGTGCCCTTCTCTTTTCCAACAGCGAAGTCTTGCATTTGCAACACGCACAAAACCTGGGTCATGGAAATTTTCTTTATGAAGATTTATCACTTGTTCTTCAATCCCAGCAGCGAGTGTAATAATTTTAAATGTGGACCCTGGTTCAAATGTCATCCAAACCGGTAAGTTTCGATTATAAATACTCGGGTCAACTTGTTGATAATCTGCTGGATGAAAAGTAGGAGCTGAAGCCAACGAGAGCAACTCCCCTGTTTTAGGATTCATCACGATGGCAAGTGCTTGTGTTGCTTCAAACTTTTCCATTGCTTGTAATAATTCTCGCTCTACAATTTGTTGCATTTCTAGATCAATTGTTAAACCAACTGAAGCGCCTTCAGCCCCCGTTTTAAAACCGTCATCTACATGTGGCAAAGGAATTCCTTTAGCATCTGTATACAGTCGAATTCGATCCCCTGTGCCTTGCAAAAAATCATCGTACGCATACTCGATACCAGCTAAACCTTGACCATCATAACCTGTAAAACCGAGTAATCTTGACAAGGCTTCCTTTTTAGGATAATACCTAACAAAATCTACACCTGTATAAAGCCCCGGGATTTGTAATTTAGCAATCTCATCGGCTTGTTTTTTCGTAATATTTTTTCCTTCTGGCGCGATTTTAACCATATATGTTTTTTGTGATAACTTTTTTTCTAGTTCCTTCGCATCTGCCCGTAATATTTCCGCTAAGGTTGATGCGACATGTTGAGCATCCGGATTCTGTGCTGGCATGTAGTACAAGGTTGGAGCAAGTTGATTCCCTACAATCAGTTCACCATTGCGATCTAAAATACTTCCACGCATTCCACCGAACGGTATTTCGATATCCCAGTTTTCTTCAGCACGTCCTTTTAAAAATTCATGTTTAATAATTTGAACATGAAATAACTTAATTAATACTGCACAACTAAGTATAAGGAATATAACAAATACCGCTCGTAACCTCTTTTTCGTTTGCAATTCTATAAATTTCTGCAGCGCCTACACCTCACGTTTTTCTACTAACGTATGAGATAGGTAGAATTGCTATTCATCAACCACCGATAATCGTCTCTTCATCGTCCTCTAATTCAGTACCCTGTTTATATATTTCAGCAGGGTGTTGAAGGTGAATTACGACTGGTTCTTTTGTTGAAACAATAATTCCAGGCGATAAACTTTGCTCCGTAACATATCCGTCACCAACAAT
This window of the Sporosarcina pasteurii genome carries:
- the mraY gene encoding phospho-N-acetylmuramoyl-pentapeptide-transferase yields the protein MTLAMTFTVIAVAFILSAISGFGIIPALRRMKFGQSIREEGPKAHQKKAGTPTMGGLIFLTSIVFSTLFLSYIFGVMTTQTIVLLLVLIGFGIIGFIDDFIIVVLKRNLGLTSLQKLIGQIVVAILVFFLLKMGPFETTVAIPFLDIKFDLGIFYVAFLIFWLVGFSNAVNITDGLDGLVAGTSTVAFGGLGVFALQYGQDDVALFSFAVAGAMLGFLLFNMKPAKVFMGDTGSLALGGAIAMISVLIKQELLLLIIGIVYVVETLSVIIQVISFKLTGKRVFKMSPIHHHFELSGWSEWKVVIVFWSVAFVAVLVPVLMEVM
- a CDS encoding penicillin-binding transpeptidase domain-containing protein produces the protein MQTKKRLRAVFVIFLILSCAVLIKLFHVQIIKHEFLKGRAEENWDIEIPFGGMRGSILDRNGELIVGNQLAPTLYYMPAQNPDAQHVASTLAEILRADAKELEKKLSQKTYMVKIAPEGKNITKKQADEIAKLQIPGLYTGVDFVRYYPKKEALSRLLGFTGYDGQGLAGIEYAYDDFLQGTGDRIRLYTDAKGIPLPHVDDGFKTGAEGASVGLTIDLEMQQIVERELLQAMEKFEATQALAIVMNPKTGELLSLASAPTFHPADYQQVDPSIYNRNLPVWMTFEPGSTFKIITLAAGIEEQVINLHKENFHDPGFVRVANARLRCWKREGHGQQTFLEVVENSCNPGFVTIGQRLGGEKLNQYIEDFGFGRTTDSGIAGESKGILFSKEAFGPVEQATTSFGQGISVTPIQQVQAVAAAINGGNLYKPYIVKEIVDANGKTLRTFEPELKKKVISEETSVQVREALESVVANGSGRSAFTDGLRVGGKTGTAQKVVDGTYKDGEYIVSFIGFAPADDPELLVYVAVDNPKNSVQFGGVIAAPIVGRIIEEIAPIAGITKRENQLEKDYRWGDEITHRVPDLTGMTKETVRTQLYTYQIKWHGSGEKVKYQMPAVDTLISVDDVIHVYTE